Genomic window (Primulina eburnea isolate SZY01 chromosome 8, ASM2296580v1, whole genome shotgun sequence):
CTGTAAGTTATTCAAGAAGCAAGTAACCAAGACTGGATATGGTCAGTTAGCTAATGAAGGATACAATGATTGGCATAATTTGAGTCGATGTCTTGCAAATCATGAAGCGAGTAAGGAGCATATGGAGTGTATGACGAATTGGCTTGAATTGGAAAGAAGATTGAAGACAAATAAAGTGATTGATGCAGGAGTACAAATAcaaattaataaagaaagaGAGCATTGGAAACAAGTGTTACAGAGGATAATCGCAGTTGTTCAACGATTGGCAAAAAATAACTTAGCATTTCGAGGAAGTTGTGAAAAACTTTATGTTGAAAACAATGGTTTGTTTCTACAAATGATTGAAATGATTGCAGAGTTTGATCCAGTAATGAAAGAGCACCTCCGACGGATTCAAGACCATGAGACTTATACTACATATCTTGGTTGCAGAATTCAAAATGAGTTGATACAGATGTTGGCAAGCGAGGTAAGAAAAACAATACTTGCAAAGGTAAGACaagcaaaatatttttcaatcatATTAGATTGTACTCCTGATATCAGTCACAAAGAGCAAATGTCCATTGTCATACGATGTTTAAATGATTCAAAAAGTTTCACAAAAGTAGAAGAATATTGGGTGCAATTTTTAGATGTTGATGATACTTCGGGACTTGGGCTTtttatgcatcttaaaaatgctTTAGTCAATCTTGAGCTTGATATTGATGATATTAGAGGTCAAGGATATGATAATGGATCTAATATGAAAGGTAGACATAAAGGTGTACAAAAAAGGTTGCTTGAAATGAATCCCAGAGCTTTTTATACTCCTTGTGGTTGTCATAGTCTCAATTTAGCTTTGTGTGATATGGCGAATTGTTGTCCTAAGGCTATGTCATTTTTTGGAGTAATACAACGGATATATACATTGTTCTCCTCTTCTACCAAGCGGTGGAAGATTTTCAAAGATCACGTGAAGGGTTTGACAGTTAAGCCATTATCACAAACAAGATGGGAAAGTCATGTTGAGAGTGTTAAACCTATAAAGGAGCAAATTGCACAAATAAGAGATGCTTTGTATGACTTGGCAAATGACAGTGAAGATCCCAAAACAAAGAGTGAAGCTGAGTCCTTAGCGTTATATGAACTTGAGAATTTTGAATTCTTGCTTGGTGTGGTAATTTGGTACAAGTTGTTGCATGCTATCAACACTGTGAGCAAATTTCTTCAATCTGAAAATATGGATATTGATGTTGCTATCAAACTTTTACAAGGAATTGTTTTATTTCTTGAAGAATTTAGAGAAGATGGTTACGATAAGGCCATGgttgaagctaaagaaatggcaTGTGAGATGGGCATTGAAGCTGTATTTCGAGAGAAACGTGTTATTCGAAGAAAGAAACAATTTTGTGAAAGTAACAGTGAAGAAGTGATACAATCAGCTGCAGAATCTTTTCGAATTAACTACTTTCTCTTTATAATCGATCAAGCTCGTTCTTCtatgaaagctcgatttgaacagtttcaaaaatatgaagaaACATTTGGTTTTTTGTTCAATCTAGAGAGGTTACAACGTGCAGATGATGAAACTTTGTTGGGGTCTTgcaaaaatcttgaaaattctTTGACTCATAAGGGTTGTTCTGATATTAATGGGGATGATCTATTTTCGGAGTTGACATTCTTGCGGTGCTCATTACCAAGAGAAGCAAAATCGGCCATTGATGTAGTGAATTACTTGAAGAAAATGGATGGATGTTTCCCAAATGCTCATATTGCTTATAAAATCTTGTTGACTGTCCCGGTCACCGTAGCAAGTGCAGAGCGAAGTTTCTCAAAGTTAAAGCTGATCAAAACTTTTCTCCGATCAACAATatcacaagaaagattgaatggattagctatgttatcgattgagaaagaaattactgaacaacttgattatacagacttgattagtatttttagctctaaaactgttaggcgggttgttttttagtgatcattttgcacatgtttgatatttttattcatttagatttttatattgtctttaacgtattgatttaatttaaaaaattgctatggaactaaaaaaaatatgaacacaCATTATGATTCAGAGGCCTCTTTTTAAAAGTTAGACTCAGGCCCAAATATTGTTAGGATCGGCCCTGACTTTATGCTTAAGATACCCATTCCTTAACTTGTTAACATCAAATATTGATCTTTGACTTTGTGTTTAGGCAACCTGCAAGGTTCTGACATAGTGGATTACATTCAGAAACAAGAGAACATCCTTCAGCAGTGCATTAGCCAGCTTGAGAGCTCCACGGCAATTAGAGTCCCTCTAATTTCTCAGATCAAAGAAGCTCTGCAGGATCAAGTATGGTCTTATTTCTTGGAAATTATTTTTGTGCAATGAAGTTAGTTATGTGGATTTGCTTATGCATTGTACTATTGTAGTATTTGAATTCGATCGGTCTTATTATTTAGTTTAGTGTCTCAATTCTTCGTAAAAATGCTAAATTGATCTAAGAGAGTGATAATCACATGGTCTACATTTTTTGTCGTCAGTTGTTAAATTCTGACAAATTATTTTTTCCAGGAGTCAAAGCTGGATCTGCTTCAAACTGAGTTACATGTAATCTCTCTATCTCGTTCATGCACTTATATATAGCAAGAACCACGTGCATTGCACGGGAATTTACATTCTTGATTGATATTGTCTTCAGTTTATTCTTCTATTGAAGAGAGAATATGGTGGACGTTTGCAGTGTTTTTGTTTTCGTTTTATGAGTTAGTGATGGTGGTGTCTTGTGCAGGTCTCGCCATGATTGCCATAAGTGCGGGATCTTATGTTTCCTTATTTATATGATAAGtaattttattgttttgttatctattgatacaAAATCAAAAAGATACGTACAAGCGTTTTTGTACTGTGGCAGCAATGGatttaaaaattaatcaaaTCCAAAATTTCTTAGATTCAAACTATGAAGTTTCTGATTTTCTTGATATTTGGCTGCGTTATCTTGAAAGATCATATTATTTGTGCGCCTTTTGTGCATTAACAGTTCTTGTGACGTGTAGGTTGCTCAGAGCCAGATCAAGAAAGCAGAAAAAATAAAACTGAAGCTAGCATCTTCCCCAATTCTTCGGACAATGAATCAACCTATGGTTGAAACGGGGTTTTCAACAGTGAAAAATCGGGTTGGGCCTTCGTTGTCCTACGAAGAGGAGCGAACGAAGGCGGCAGCTGCTGCTCTAGCCGCACAACTTACCTCCATATCATCTTCTGCGCAGATGCTTACGTCCGTGCTCTCATCTCTCGTAACAGAAGAGGTGGCATCAAGGAGTGCTGGGTTGAAACGGCCCAAGCTAGaatcaccaccaccaccaccactacCTTTTTCTAGCTTGAACAATGCCGAGGTAGTTAGTTCTACCTATTTTCCTCAATTGATCCCATCACAAGCTCCGTATTACCCACCAGTTGGTAGCTCTTATAACCATGGTTTGAGCAACCAACTACTGCCTCCAACTATGGCATATTGTGGGCCTGGATCATCACCGCAGCAACCCAGCCAGCAGCCGCCATCTCAGCAGCATCAGCAACCTGGAAGTGGTGGACATTTCGTGACAGTGGGTACCGGATTCTATGGGCACCAACCGTCTATCCCTCCTGTACAGAAACAGTGACATTTTCGTATAATACCATGATAGTTACTGATAGCGTAGGGATTTTTTATGATGTTTTTGTTGCATTCGTTTATCCCGGGTATGATAGGATTCTTAAACTACAAGTAGAAGAGTATATAACCGTAGATAGAACGTAGCCAAAAATCAACTTGGAAgttgacatatatatatatatatatatatatatatatatatatatatatatatatacacacacacctGGTAATTTTAAGTTTCGGAGTTTTACTTGTCATATTTTTCCTGTTAACTTAACAAAATGCACGTAATCTGCACGTTTATCGCACGTAAAAATACCATAACACGAAACGAATCTAAAAAATTCAATGTTCAAATATTTGTAATGTTTATTGATTGATATACAGTTTCTGTTCTGTTTTAGAAATCGTTAAAAGCTAGCTGTTTCTATCTTCATAATAAATTGAAACCATATTATAATGTGTTGCATGATAAAGCATTAATATAGAATGTTTTTGAAGGGTAATCACTGCCCTTACGCCTGCTATTTTGTAGGATGGATGTCGTTAGCTAAGCTAAGTATCTTCTTTTTTTTACAAAGTTATTTGAATGATATATATCTACTTGAATTGTATAGCATCTTGGCTGGCTTGGCTGGCTTGGCTTGGCTTGGCTTGGCAAATTATTATATTGTTGGATCCCATATTTTCTGAAAAACTGATCATAACAATTAAGTTACAAAATATACTCGAAAACTAAATTTTGTTTACTTTTCTTTTCTCCCCGACCAGTATTTTTTGATATATTTAACAACTATTTTTATCTGCTCTTACTTCGTAAAAATAAATACCAAAACAAACAATTTTACGTTAAATATACGTGTTTTATGAGAATATTTTTTGGAATTTATAGACTTAATGAATGGAAATTAAGTAAACTAAGTTGGAGTAAACTCGAAACGGTAGCATCGAGAGTAACCTGAGCTCCAAAAGCGTATAGGACGCGTCGGCCGCCCAAAAAAGGACAGTGCAGGGCGGTGCGCTTGAGCTGCCAATTACGAAGCTCGCTGATTCACGAATTAAATTATGGTTTTTCGTGTTTTACATACTTCATGATGACTTTTGGTGGTTTATACATGTTCTTTGATCAAAGGGACACATCATATGACTAAGCAACATGTCCTTGcagatttaaaaaataaacattaaaTATATGATCTTTGATTCTTGACAACCACTTTTGAATCATATTTTGAAGGCATTTTTCATGCACTCGTTTTTCTTCTTTATACTTTTGTCTAAACAAGAGAGAGTACACTACATTTCTGGTTATTGTTCTTCAAAATCCTGTGTTGTATTTGCAAAAGGAGTCGTCGTATTTTCGGAGAgaattgtcataaaaccgaaacACCAACGAGGGGAAAATAAGAAAATGTTCAACACTTGCCTCAACTCTCATTCGTAGAATTCATTCACCATCTTCAGGTTTTTCAAGGTCTTACAAACAACaatcttaagaagaattttATTCTACTTCATCGATACACTGAAAAATCGAAAGATAGTCTCTTCATCTACTACAACAAATGTCCCAATAGCGCAAGGGGAAAAACCAAAGAAGTTCAATGGCGCAGATTTTAAAAATGGCAACAAAAGATATTATTCTACCTTACCGCACTGAGTTTGGCAAGGTTTTTAAAGAAGATCCTCCCATCGTTCCCAGTAAAGAATTCTACCCTAATAAGAGGGCTGCACTAGATACATTGAATCAAAGTGATTTTCTGTGCATGAACTATATTCTGAATGGACTGGAAAATGAACTCTATGATGTGTATTTTCAAGTCAAGACTGCGAAGTAACTCTATGAGACTGCAAAATACGTAGTAAACAAGATTCCACACAATAAAAATGATTAGTCTCCTTATGAGTTGTGAAAATGCAATAAAACTTCTTACAAATACCTCAAAGGATGAGGATGCTTCGTCAATATTGAAATAACAAAGCCAAAACAAGTCAGAGTTAGGCCAAACAAGGTCGACTGCATATTCATTGAATATGCACATAATAGCAGTTCCTATAGATTTATAGTTCACAagtcttaaaattttgaaatgagtgCAGACATGACAATTGATTCAAAAAATGTAGCGTTCTTTGAAAatataggaaaggaaagaagagGGATCTAGCAAAAGAAAGATAGAAATGGTAGTTGAAGGTTCTGCACCTACTAATGAACCTTCACAAGATAAAAACAATGGAACACATAGAGGTTCTTTTAAGACAAAAGAACCTCGACGAAGTGAAAGGGCTAGAACCTTGAAGTCCTTTGGTCCAGATTTTCACACTTATATCTTGGAAAACAAACCAAAGAACTTACACGTTGCTTTGTCTAGTCCTAAATATCCTTATTGGAAAAAGCCAACAATACCAAAATAGATTCCATATTGCAGAATCATACTTGAGAACTAGTGTATCTTATACCAGATATCAAACCATTGGAATGCAAATGGGTCCTAAAAAGAACGTATAAAGTTGATGGAACAATAGAAAAATGCAAGGCTAAATTGGTGGCTATGGTGGCTAAAGGCTATAGGTAGAAGGAAGGCCTTGATTTCTTCGATACATATTCATCATTTTCAAGAATAACTTTCGTTCGTGTAGTAATTGCAATTGTAACTTTGTATAACCTTGAGATATGTCAAATAGATGTCAAAATTACTTTCTTGAATGGTGATCTTGAGGAATTGATATACATGGAACAATCGAAAGTTATATTGTTTGGGTAAGGAAAGAATAATATGCTGACTCATTAAGTCTTTGTGTGGACTTAAACAAGCTCTTAAGCTATGGCATGAGAAGTTTGACAAAATAATGTTGTCAAATGGTTTTAAGATTAACTAATATGACAAATGTGTTAACATTAAAAACACGTGAGAATCTTATGTAATAATATGTCTATATGTAGATGACAAATTTATAATGGAGAGTAGTCAAGACATGATCAagacaaccaaaaaaaaaatgttgaagaaatattttgatatgaaagaTATTGGCATAGCTGATATTATAGTAGAGATTAAAATCTCTATGAATTCTGACACAATATTCATATCTCGGTATCATTATGTTGAAACTATCTTGAGGAAGATTAATGCTTATGACCATTCTCGTGTAAAAATGCCTCTTGTGAGGCCTAGTTATTATAATTAGTATTAATTATAAACCAATCatgattaaatttaaatttgcagtggacaatgatttaaaatacttaaaaatGGACTTATGGCCTGAAAAAATTTCGGCACAACCTCCCCAAATAGGACACATCAAAAATTGAAAATACATGTAAAAGAAAAATGACTCAAGGAAGACACCGCTACATCCATAAACAATCACACACAAGTTCCGACTAGGAAAAAATCAACAATCCACAGACAACAGTTCCAATAAAGTCAGCAAGGCTAACAAGACATAAACTAAATCCAAATTCACCATAACAACTCCAAATTACCATACAAATACACGGGTATCTCTACGGTAAATAGACTCTGACATAAAATGACCAGACTCCAATATAATAAAAATGGACTAACTGCGAGACTTCAACTCTGAGAATCGAGTAATCTTATCTCAATCACGAGCTTCACTGGCAGACCTTCTGCCTGGTGCTGCAAAACTACTCGAGTAACCTACCATGATTCCCAACAGCAACCACAATACCCTCCTTAGTATAAAATATTGATGTTAGGATTCTGGTATgtaacaattaaaaaataataacgaTAATCAAAAatcatacatatacatatagtaCAATGAAATATACAGACTCATCCAATAAACGGTATAATAACAACAAGAATAATGCTCGAGCAATAACACAGGGGAGCTACATCATCATCCAGCTAAATTGTCTTGCCAAATATATGAGGTATGTCTTGTTGTGTctaataaacatacatgactgGCCTTCATACAGCTGATAATGATACAAAAGGAAAGCACGATAACGAACAACGTATGATGTCAATGTTTCAAGTGCATGTCAcacataaaatgcataaaaaaaatgacaatcataatttcaatatcaaGGATAACTCGATTCGAAAGCCGCCGGTTGATTCCAAAATAACCATGAGTGCCAGGACTAAAATATAACAAGAGGAATATGTCACAAGAAAGATATGGCTCAACATGAATGCCATAAAATCATGCCCTAAACTAAATGTCATAATTATGTCAAATAATTGAATATAACATCAACAAGGTATTTAACAACTCATTTGACTCCACATAATAACATTAACAACTTTGAATCATACAAATATGTCTAAAACAAACTTTGTGGTCAACAAGCTCAACTTTGATCTCATCGATATAACAAATAAGATAACATGTCGAATATTTTTTACGTCAATTCACAATAACAAATAATCCATATAAAACTTTCCAAACTTCTCAACCTAgaatgattttattagagattcAACTCAACCAAATACTTATCCAAAATATACTTATTATACGGCTGAAAATCCTAACTCAAACCATCATATTTCAACAGAAGACATAAATGTGAGATTCGATCATTTCGACATGCTTATACACCCAAAACTAGATATCAAGTGCAGTTGGTTCTGTCACGGTTTGCGGATTTGACACTTAATagcataaaatttatatttaactcAGTATTGATTCAAATCAATATCCGTAAATTATTAATGAAATAAAACTAAAATATCTAGTTTCTACAATTGAAAACATAATCAAATTCTCAATCGTTTGTGGTCAAAATTTATTAGAACACACTGCATTAACCCAATTCACGGACAGAATTATGTAACAGAGCAATTCTAAGAAAACAGGTATAACTATCTCGATTCTTAATGGAATTAAATGATTCTGGTTTCATTTCAAATATAACGCGTAGACTTTTATGTGAGCTAAAATTCTTGAATCCTAGTGCACGCAGCTCATATTCCCGAGATACAGTAGGTTTTCATCCCAACTCAAATACAAAATATAGTTTGGACACATTTTGAtagaaaattcatatcaaattcataaTTGATTGAAATTCAATTATTCAAGTGGCCAAAAAAGTAACACAGAGCAGTACATGTTCTATTTTGATCATAATTAAAAATTCTCATTGAATAAATCGCAACAACCAGAAAACAAGCATATTATACCACAAATCTCAACCTTGAACCAAAATGAATCGAAGTGCTTAAACTTTGAAGCCTAAAAATTGGTATATCTTAAAAAAACTCTGGGCTACAAAATAAAGCAGGACATGAGATCTTCAATCCCTAAAGTACAAAGGGAAATGAGAAGAAAAGTTGGAATCTACGAGTAGCTCAGCCCCCCTTCCACGCGCAGAAAAAAACTCAAAAACAGAGCTCCGTGCGGACAGAAACGAACATAAAAAACAACGATTCATGGCTCATGTGGCTAATCCCActtgaaaaattcaaaatatttgaacatgcatttaatgattTTACggtatagttttttttttgaaggAATTTTACAGTTTAGTTATTAAGCGTTGaatctaaatatatataaatgaagaatttattattatatatattgttgggttatattttaattaagctcAAAGTTAGACAGACCCAAAATTGGGTCTTAATCAAACTTAGGAAGAGAAAGTCCATTAATTCAAAATTGGTTCAAATAATTCAAATGACTTGCAAATAAGAGGAGATTGTGTGAAAGAAATATGGGTAGATCGCGAGTCATGGAGAGAGTGAAAAAAACCGTATAGTCAGTGGCGGAGCTACATGCCCATGTACTCGAGCCTGGGTggtccaatttttttaaaaaatttatatgtaaattttgtataattttggaataatattGTGAGAACCGAGTCTTTTAAGCAATTGAAATCATTATTTCAAGGGAATTATTGGGATATTGTATTCTTGGAATAAATGACAATTATATTGTTAATCCTTGTATTGGAAACATTTTATGGGAAAATTCTTATTGTCAAAAGAATTATTCATGCACTAGTACAaataaattttcgaaaataaggaaGGGAATTTTCTTGCAAGATTTGAGTATCACACAAAGTAAAGAATTGAGACATAATATTACATGGGAGTTTCGAAAATCCCCTTAGgttaaaggcaaaaacttgtgtgagacggtctcacgggtcgtatttgtgagacggatctcttatttgggtcacccatacaaaagtattattttttatgctaagagtgttactttttattgtgaatatgagtagggttgacccgtctcacggattaagatccgtgagacagtctcacatgagactcattctAGGTTAAATGCCAATATTTTGTAAGGATTAGTTGCTTGGTTATTTGGAAGGAAATCATTTCAACTTTGCACCGAAACCGTTGGATCAAGCTACCATATGTTCAAACCAAATCAAGGGCCATGAGATCAAGAAATCTCACAATATAGGTAGCAGAATTTTCGAATTTTGGACAAGGATTTGAAGTCAAATATGAAGAGATTTGAAGCAAACTTTGGTGGGGAACAAACACGTCAATAATTTTTGAGTTACGACGTCGGACGGAGAAGTTTTGATGATTATTTTATTGATGCTACAATAATGACGAGAAAAGAGGTTGGGGATgggttttcttcttctttttattttattggaATGAGAGATGGTGTTTGTATATGTgtgtattatatttatttaataataatagtaatgtGTGTCAATTTATCCTGATTTCGTCTCTATTTTGTTCTCGTATGTTATTTGAACTCCAAGTATATTTTATATCGCATTAAATCCGAtattctaaaatacatattttttacaatttcaaaatttatttggtataattaattatttaattaataaactcaataattattataattatgtcaaattatcaaataattaattatagagTCTTATATTTCTTAAccccttaaaaaaaatttgtcatCGAAATATATGTTTATACACATACATTTTACGTACTATATGAATACTAGAATCCAATACTAAAAATCAAACAAATATGGATTAAAGTAATCCGAGCTTGCCAAAAAGGGAAGCTGTTGTTGCTTGGATAATTCCAGGCAGCAGCAGGCACTTTGGGACGGCCTAAATGCTTGAACTTTCTAGGCAGCAACAGGCGTGATGGGGAAGCCAAATCTGGTCGTTCCAGTGCGATGCACACTGATTCACGAACTAATGATGGTTTTTCGAGTTTtacagacttcatggtgtcttTTGGTGGTTCATACATGTCCTTTGATCAAAATAACACATCATATgtgtgag
Coding sequences:
- the LOC140839444 gene encoding uncharacterized protein isoform X3; this encodes MADMNFNEQLLMENLSKLNSSRQSIESLSQWCISHRKRAKQVVEIWDGLFKSAQKEQLVSFLYLANDVLQNSRRKGREFVSDYWKVLPSALKVVHETGDENCRKVLSRLVDIWEERKVFGSRVQNLKNEMLGENPSVIHSGSPSPDITTRKNSDPIKVLKRDKSAVGGFPRKFLTTFHLVREEEVNEETTLNICGNAVSSIQEIVDFVDASSQGNLQGSDIVDYIQKQENILQQCISQLESSTAIRVPLISQIKEALQDQVAQSQIKKAEKIKLKLASSPILRTMNQPMVETGFSTVKNRVGPSLSYEEERTKAAAAALAAQLTSISSSAQMLTSVLSSLVTEEVASRSAGLKRPKLESPPPPPLPFSSLNNAEVVSSTYFPQLIPSQAPYYPPVGSSYNHGLSNQLLPPTMAYCGPGSSPQQPSQQPPSQQHQQPGSGGHFVTVGTGFYGHQPSIPPVQKQ
- the LOC140839444 gene encoding uncharacterized protein isoform X2 codes for the protein MADMNFNEQLLMENLSKLNSSRQSIESLSQWCISHRKRAKQVVEIWDGLFKSAQKEQLVSFLYLANDVLQNSRRKGREFVSDYWKVLPSALKVVHETGDENCRKVLSRLVDIWEERKVFGSRVQNLKNEMLGENPSVIHSGSPSPDITTRKNSDPIKVLKRDKSAVGGFPRKFLTTFHLVREEEVNEETTLNICGNAVSSIQEIVDFVDASSQGSDIVDYIQKQENILQQCISQLESSTAIRVPLISQIKEALQDQESKLDLLQTELHVAQSQIKKAEKIKLKLASSPILRTMNQPMVETGFSTVKNRVGPSLSYEEERTKAAAAALAAQLTSISSSAQMLTSVLSSLVTEEVASRSAGLKRPKLESPPPPPLPFSSLNNAEVVSSTYFPQLIPSQAPYYPPVGSSYNHGLSNQLLPPTMAYCGPGSSPQQPSQQPPSQQHQQPGSGGHFVTVGTGFYGHQPSIPPVQKQ
- the LOC140839443 gene encoding uncharacterized protein, which encodes MPPKYMSGSQKRKRKLEIEEMIQSQAGDINKYFVSNKNIVAEVENTVDNSISREQDNELDENEIDTKKVLESVDVDVFTNHEKDEEFVQYENLNQETWSDDPAKWDNIDQKVRNFLVERGPNRDVINVFPKDSANRHFNVSHYKRILPNGEESDRRWLLYSVSCNKIFCFCCKLFKKQVTKTGYGQLANEGYNDWHNLSRCLANHEASKEHMECMTNWLELERRLKTNKVIDAGVQIQINKEREHWKQVLQRIIAVVQRLAKNNLAFRGSCEKLYVENNGLFLQMIEMIAEFDPVMKEHLRRIQDHETYTTYLGCRIQNELIQMLASEVRKTILAKVRQAKYFSIILDCTPDISHKEQMSIVIRCLNDSKSFTKVEEYWVQFLDVDDTSGLGLFMHLKNALVNLELDIDDIRGQGYDNGSNMKGRHKGVQKRLLEMNPRAFYTPCGCHSLNLALCDMANCCPKAMSFFGVIQRIYTLFSSSTKRWKIFKDHVKGLTVKPLSQTRWESHVESVKPIKEQIAQIRDALYDLANDSEDPKTKSEAESLALYELENFEFLLGVVIWYKLLHAINTVSKFLQSENMDIDVAIKLLQGIVLFLEEFREDGYDKAMVEAKEMACEMGIEAVFREKRVIRRKKQFCESNSEEVIQSAAESFRINYFLFIIDQARSSMKARFEQFQKYEETFGFLFNLERLQRADDETLLGSCKNLENSLTHKGCSDINGDDLFSELTFLRCSLPREAKSAIDVVNYLKKMDGCFPNAHIAYKILLTVPVTVASAERSFSKLKLIKTFLRSTISQERLNGLAMLSIEKEITEQLDYTDLISIFSSKTVRRVVF
- the LOC140839444 gene encoding uncharacterized protein isoform X1, translated to MADMNFNEQLLMENLSKLNSSRQSIESLSQWCISHRKRAKQVVEIWDGLFKSAQKEQLVSFLYLANDVLQNSRRKGREFVSDYWKVLPSALKVVHETGDENCRKVLSRLVDIWEERKVFGSRVQNLKNEMLGENPSVIHSGSPSPDITTRKNSDPIKVLKRDKSAVGGFPRKFLTTFHLVREEEVNEETTLNICGNAVSSIQEIVDFVDASSQGNLQGSDIVDYIQKQENILQQCISQLESSTAIRVPLISQIKEALQDQESKLDLLQTELHVAQSQIKKAEKIKLKLASSPILRTMNQPMVETGFSTVKNRVGPSLSYEEERTKAAAAALAAQLTSISSSAQMLTSVLSSLVTEEVASRSAGLKRPKLESPPPPPLPFSSLNNAEVVSSTYFPQLIPSQAPYYPPVGSSYNHGLSNQLLPPTMAYCGPGSSPQQPSQQPPSQQHQQPGSGGHFVTVGTGFYGHQPSIPPVQKQ